The Bacillota bacterium genome includes the window GCCTGCCCGGCCTGCCGCCGCCGAGCCTGGGCCCCTGGACTCTCTCCTCCGGCACCGCCCTCTACTACCTGGCGCTCCTGCTGGCGGGCGGCGGCCTCTGGGCGCTCTGGCGGCTGGTCCGCTCGCCCTTCGGCCTGACGCTCCGGGCGACGCGCGAGAACCCGCGCCGCAGCGCCTTCCTGGGCGTGCGCGTGGCGCGCGTCCGCCTGGCGACCTACGTCGTCGCCTGGGGCTGGGCCGCGGTGGCGGGCGCTCTCTGGGCCTGGAACCAGCGCGCCGCCTTCCCCGACACGCTCTACTGGAGCCGCTCGGCCGAGGTGATGGCCATGACCATCCTGGGCGGGCAGGGCTCCTTCTTCGGACCCGTGCTGGGGGCGGCGCTGATCACGGTGCTGGAGCCGCTCCTCAACCGCCTCTGGGAGTACTGGTCGCTCTCGCTGGGGCTGGTGGTGATCCTGGTCGTCTTTCTCCTGCCCCAGGGGCTCCTGGGCGGCCGGGCGGAGCGGCGGCGAGGGAGGTTGGGCGATGTCCGCGGCGAAGGGGCCGGGCAGCGGGCCGGCAGCGGTGCTCGAAGCGCGTGAGCTGCGCAAGGCCTTCGGCGGGGTGGTGGCCGTCGACGGCGTCAGCTTCGCGCTGGAGCAAGGCGAGATCCGGGCCTTCATCGGGCCCAACGGGGCTGGCAAGAGCACGCTCTTCGACCTGCTCAGCGGCTGGATCCGGCCCGACGCCGGCTCCGTCCGCTGGCTGGGGGAGGAGGTGACGGGCCTGCCCAGCGATCGCCTGGCACTGCGCGGGGTGGGGCGCACCTTCCAGCGCGCCAACCACTTCCCCGGCCTGAGCGTGCTGGAGAACGTGCTGGTGGCCGTCCTCTCCCGCCTCGGCCGCGGGCGCGGCAGCTGGCGGCCGCTCTCGGAGTACCGCGCCGAACGCGGCGAGGCGGAGGCGCTGCTGGAGGAAGTGGGCCTGGCCGGGCAGGGCCACCGCCTCGTCCGGGAGCTCCCCTACGGCGACCAGAAACGGCTGGACGTGGCCATCGGCCTGGCGCTGCGGCCGCGCCTGCTCATCCTGGACGAGCCGCTGGCCGGGCTGGCGCCGTCCGAGCGGGGGCCGCTCCTGGCGCTCGTCCGCCGCTTGGCCGAGGCGCACGGCCTCACCGTCCTCTTCTCGGAGCACGACATGGACTCGGTGCTGGAGCTGGCCGACGTCAT containing:
- a CDS encoding ABC transporter ATP-binding protein, translating into MSAAKGPGSGPAAVLEARELRKAFGGVVAVDGVSFALEQGEIRAFIGPNGAGKSTLFDLLSGWIRPDAGSVRWLGEEVTGLPSDRLALRGVGRTFQRANHFPGLSVLENVLVAVLSRLGRGRGSWRPLSEYRAERGEAEALLEEVGLAGQGHRLVRELPYGDQKRLDVAIGLALRPRLLILDEPLAGLAPSERGPLLALVRRLAEAHGLTVLFSEHDMDSVLELADVITVLHRGRVLAEGAPAEVVADESVRAAFLGGAWEGGGGAAGAGALPGR
- a CDS encoding branched-chain amino acid ABC transporter permease, with the translated sequence MGRREGLRILGAVAALLFPWVAGDYARFLAVEVLALALFAVSYNLLLGYGGMLSLGHAAPFGIGAYTVALLALRGGQSSVLVALPAAVAAAMLAALLTGLFVVRSSQVFFTMLTLAFAQMFYALASRWYAVTGGDTGLPGLPPPSLGPWTLSSGTALYYLALLLAGGGLWALWRLVRSPFGLTLRATRENPRRSAFLGVRVARVRLATYVVAWGWAAVAGALWAWNQRAAFPDTLYWSRSAEVMAMTILGGQGSFFGPVLGAALITVLEPLLNRLWEYWSLSLGLVVILVVFLLPQGLLGGRAERRRGRLGDVRGEGAGQRAGSGARSA